A region of Brevinema andersonii DNA encodes the following proteins:
- the fabF gene encoding beta-ketoacyl-ACP synthase II codes for MSIRRIVITGMGALTPLGKNVEQTWENLAAGKSGITRIDRFDVSDLPVQVAGEIKNFNAEDFMDKKLASRMDRFAQYGFIAAYEAIKHSKLTEYSGLDKSRVGVLIGSGIGGLQSLYENAQNHLERGYKRVSPLFVPMSILDIISGYVAIEHGFMGPNYAVTSACATGSHSLMTAFNHIRLGDADAIIAGGAECTLTPLGLSGFIQARALSTHFNDTPEKASRPFDIDRDGFVMSEGAGIMVLEEYEHAVKRGASIYGEFIGYGATADAHHITAPHPNGEGAGLAMKHALNMSGLKPENIDLINTHGTSTPLGDTAETQAVKFAFGEDAYHVKLNSTKSMIGHTLGAAGAIEGIAVLKMMEHNLIHPTINLDHQDPECDLDYTPNKAQKHDIHIAMSNSFGFGGHNVSVIFKKV; via the coding sequence ATGAGCATTCGTCGTATAGTTATCACAGGAATGGGGGCGCTAACACCATTAGGAAAAAATGTTGAACAAACATGGGAAAATCTTGCTGCAGGAAAAAGCGGTATTACCAGGATTGATCGTTTTGATGTTTCAGATTTACCGGTACAGGTTGCGGGAGAGATTAAAAATTTCAATGCTGAAGATTTTATGGATAAAAAACTCGCATCACGAATGGATCGCTTTGCTCAGTATGGATTTATTGCAGCATATGAAGCAATTAAACATTCAAAATTAACAGAATATTCCGGTCTCGATAAAAGTAGAGTGGGTGTTTTGATTGGTTCAGGGATCGGCGGATTGCAGTCGCTTTATGAAAATGCACAAAATCATCTCGAACGCGGCTATAAACGTGTATCTCCGCTTTTCGTTCCAATGTCCATTTTAGACATTATTTCAGGCTACGTCGCTATAGAGCATGGATTTATGGGACCAAATTATGCAGTTACTTCAGCATGTGCTACGGGTTCCCATTCGTTAATGACAGCCTTTAATCACATTCGATTAGGTGACGCGGATGCCATAATTGCTGGAGGAGCTGAATGCACTTTAACACCTTTAGGATTATCAGGCTTTATTCAAGCACGTGCTTTGTCAACTCACTTCAACGATACTCCCGAAAAAGCTTCTCGTCCGTTTGACATTGACAGGGATGGTTTTGTGATGTCAGAAGGTGCCGGTATTATGGTGCTGGAAGAGTACGAGCACGCAGTCAAACGTGGAGCTAGTATTTATGGAGAATTCATTGGTTACGGAGCTACGGCAGATGCTCATCATATTACAGCTCCCCATCCAAATGGCGAAGGTGCAGGTTTAGCAATGAAACATGCTCTCAATATGTCCGGACTTAAACCAGAAAATATTGATTTAATCAATACTCATGGGACATCTACTCCATTAGGGGATACGGCTGAGACACAAGCTGTAAAATTTGCATTTGGGGAAGATGCTTATCATGTTAAACTAAATTCCACTAAATCCATGATAGGACATACATTAGGAGCAGCCGGCGCTATTGAAGGCATTGCTGTCCTCAAAATGATGGAGCATAATCTTATTCATCCGACCATTAATCTTGATCATCAGGACCCTGAATGCGATCTTGATTACACACCCAACAAAGCGCAAAAACATGATATTCATATTGCGATGAGCAATTCATTTGGCTTTGGCGGACATAATGTTTCGGTTATTTTCAAAAAAGTCTAG
- the fabG gene encoding 3-oxoacyl-[acyl-carrier-protein] reductase, with protein MKGLKGKNAIITGSTRGIGRAIAERLAEEGANIVISSSNAAASPEVAEEIAKKYNVKTITIQTNVAKFDEVENLVASTKEIFGRVDILVNNAGITRDNLILRMSPEDFDLVLDVHVKGVFYGTKAVYPIMMKQRSGKIINISSVIGIMGNAGQANYAAAKAGIIGLTKSTAKELAGRGVNVNAIAPGFIGTDMTHVLPEVEKNKILTAIPMKRMGETEEVAALAAFLASEESNYINGQVISICGGMVM; from the coding sequence ATGAAAGGATTAAAAGGGAAAAATGCGATTATCACAGGATCAACACGCGGTATTGGACGGGCGATCGCTGAACGCTTGGCTGAAGAAGGGGCAAATATTGTTATTTCTTCATCGAATGCAGCAGCTTCGCCAGAAGTAGCAGAAGAAATCGCAAAAAAATACAACGTCAAAACAATAACTATCCAAACAAATGTAGCAAAATTTGATGAAGTGGAAAATTTAGTTGCCAGCACTAAAGAAATTTTTGGTAGAGTCGATATTTTGGTCAATAATGCAGGTATTACAAGAGACAATTTAATTTTGCGCATGAGTCCGGAAGATTTTGATCTTGTGCTAGATGTGCATGTGAAAGGCGTATTTTATGGTACAAAAGCAGTTTATCCGATCATGATGAAACAGCGTTCAGGCAAAATTATCAATATTAGTTCGGTGATTGGAATCATGGGTAATGCCGGTCAGGCCAATTACGCCGCTGCTAAGGCAGGGATTATCGGACTGACAAAATCCACAGCTAAAGAGCTTGCCGGACGTGGAGTTAATGTCAATGCAATTGCACCGGGTTTTATTGGCACAGACATGACCCATGTACTCCCGGAAGTCGAAAAGAATAAAATTTTAACTGCCATCCCTATGAAACGCATGGGAGAAACCGAAGAAGTTGCGGCGTTGGCAGCGTTTTTAGCGTCGGAAGAAAGCAACTATATTAACGGGCAGGTTATATCGATCTGCGGCGGAATGGTAATGTAA
- a CDS encoding beta-ketoacyl-ACP synthase III: protein MGIGINKIGIYVPKNVKTNEDLSKIVDTTHEWIVSRTGIKTRYIADPDETTLDMALAASRKALENSDPNSIDLIVCSTVTPDFRFPSIAALVQKELNIPGIPAFDIGPACAGFIYVLTAAEAYIKSGFARKVLCITAERLSSIIDWTDRNTCVLFGDAATAFVVEDRGQHKIIKTVFGGDGTFGDLLYAKETNGECFIRMDGTAVFKQAVRIMDEQIRNVCSQAGINLKDIDLLVPHQANLRIIQAVGERLGLEKKAFVDVDKYANTSSCTIPLALADAETQGILKKDMLVATVALGGGFTWGASLIRW, encoded by the coding sequence ATGGGAATAGGAATTAATAAAATTGGAATCTATGTACCCAAAAATGTTAAAACAAATGAAGATTTATCAAAAATTGTAGATACAACGCATGAATGGATCGTTTCACGCACAGGCATAAAAACACGCTATATTGCGGATCCTGACGAAACAACCTTAGATATGGCTTTAGCAGCCTCACGGAAAGCTCTTGAAAATAGCGATCCTAATAGTATTGATCTCATTGTCTGTTCGACAGTCACTCCAGATTTCCGTTTTCCTTCTATTGCGGCATTGGTTCAGAAGGAATTAAATATCCCAGGAATTCCAGCATTCGACATAGGACCTGCATGCGCTGGATTTATCTATGTTCTTACAGCTGCTGAAGCCTATATCAAAAGCGGATTCGCTCGAAAAGTTTTGTGTATTACAGCAGAAAGGCTCAGTAGCATCATTGATTGGACAGACAGAAATACTTGTGTGCTCTTCGGCGATGCAGCTACAGCATTTGTGGTGGAAGACAGAGGACAACACAAAATTATCAAGACCGTTTTCGGTGGCGATGGGACTTTTGGCGATTTGCTTTATGCAAAAGAAACAAACGGAGAATGCTTTATTCGTATGGATGGCACAGCTGTTTTCAAACAAGCAGTGCGCATTATGGACGAACAAATTCGAAATGTCTGCTCCCAAGCAGGCATCAATCTCAAAGATATTGATCTTCTTGTACCGCATCAGGCCAATCTTAGAATTATACAAGCAGTCGGAGAAAGACTCGGGCTTGAGAAAAAAGCATTTGTTGATGTTGATAAGTATGCCAATACCAGCAGCTGCACCATTCCATTGGCATTAGCTGATGCTGAGACTCAAGGCATCCTCAAAAAAGACATGCTTGTGGCAACAGTTGCTTTAGGTGGTGGTTTTACGTGGGGAGCCAGTTTAATTCGCTGGTAA
- the plsX gene encoding phosphate acyltransferase PlsX, producing MRIGVDIASGERDPWYLVKGAVEGALMHPQAEIIMIGDKKQLAILLDDVCQKIERPSNISIMHADNIITMNDEPLSAVRTKPNSSVVVGLTAYKNGELDAFFSPGNTGAIVTGAALILKRAPGIKKPALATFLTKGIGGHTSMLLDVGASSETTPEDLVKFALMGQIYYELMMNVPAPIVGLLNTGEEEYKGSKLARDTYKKMKQTRFLNFKGNIEGKELFKGKAHVIVCDGFVGNITLKVIEGTASGFSTMLKNAFRNSFITLFGALLAKPAFQRVKDALDPEIFGGAPLLGVKGIVLIGHGSSGSLAFKNAIDACVRTIENNVIQEINNKLEKNQTWLESISRN from the coding sequence ATGAGAATAGGTGTAGACATTGCTAGCGGCGAACGGGATCCTTGGTACTTAGTAAAAGGCGCCGTCGAAGGAGCTTTAATGCACCCTCAGGCTGAAATCATAATGATCGGCGACAAAAAACAACTAGCCATTCTTTTGGATGATGTCTGTCAAAAAATAGAACGACCTTCAAATATTTCTATTATGCATGCAGATAACATTATCACCATGAATGACGAGCCTTTATCAGCTGTGCGCACAAAACCTAATTCTAGTGTAGTTGTAGGTCTTACGGCATACAAAAATGGCGAACTGGATGCATTTTTTTCTCCTGGCAATACAGGAGCAATTGTGACAGGAGCAGCCCTGATTTTGAAAAGAGCGCCCGGTATTAAAAAACCAGCACTTGCGACATTTCTAACAAAAGGAATTGGAGGTCATACGTCGATGTTGTTAGACGTTGGGGCCAGCTCAGAAACCACTCCGGAAGATCTTGTAAAATTTGCACTTATGGGCCAGATTTATTATGAACTCATGATGAACGTTCCCGCACCGATTGTTGGGCTACTGAACACAGGTGAAGAAGAATACAAAGGTTCAAAACTTGCACGTGATACTTACAAAAAAATGAAACAGACAAGATTTTTGAATTTCAAAGGTAATATAGAAGGCAAAGAATTATTTAAAGGAAAAGCTCATGTTATTGTTTGCGACGGTTTTGTTGGAAATATTACACTAAAAGTTATCGAAGGCACAGCTTCTGGCTTTTCAACGATGCTTAAAAACGCATTTCGAAACAGTTTTATAACATTGTTTGGTGCCCTGCTAGCAAAACCTGCATTCCAGCGTGTGAAAGACGCACTCGATCCGGAAATTTTTGGAGGGGCACCGCTGCTTGGGGTTAAAGGAATTGTGCTAATCGGACATGGATCATCAGGCAGTCTAGCATTCAAAAATGCAATCGATGCCTGCGTTCGAACCATAGAAAATAATGTCATTCAAGAAATCAATAATAAACTCGAAAAAAATCAGACTTGGCTTGAATCAATAAGTAGAAATTAG
- the rpmF gene encoding 50S ribosomal protein L32 produces the protein MGVPKKKMSKCHARIRRANSYYKMEAPNLTKCDHCGASKLPHRVCSSCGTYKGRKVFAGIEEV, from the coding sequence ATGGGCGTACCCAAAAAGAAAATGTCTAAATGCCATGCTCGCATCCGAAGAGCTAACAGCTATTACAAAATGGAAGCCCCTAATCTCACCAAATGCGATCATTGCGGAGCATCTAAATTACCGCATCGTGTCTGTAGTTCGTGTGGAACTTATAAGGGCCGAAAAGTATTCGCAGGTATAGAAGAGGTTTAA
- a CDS encoding energy transducer TonB family protein translates to MNGEKTKIFHLSEQSKKSALYLLLFLWLSLTVHMYIFWLMSLSPHLRSLIDFEKIPRQAVQNVILETRTETPTIDENASISDKNNVNSSLNFDSTKEKTYNYAPQNQAADLGQDGNDSGIPQEKASLKGKNQLEAGESASKKPTAQSQKQAGGGTTAPLLFDVSKPPLVNLYNNGRISVATEAKEYASYFIDMQKKIEKYHREFFPIYQYYQGLLKDGVVIVEYTIGRDGSVQDARIVSSFGSDTVDNASLNSIIFARNFGPLPEELAKEEEVKIRFHFIYLAR, encoded by the coding sequence TTGAACGGGGAAAAAACAAAAATCTTTCACCTTTCCGAACAGTCAAAAAAAAGCGCTTTATATTTACTGCTTTTTTTATGGCTATCTTTGACCGTGCATATGTATATTTTTTGGCTGATGAGCTTATCACCTCATCTTCGGAGCTTAATTGATTTTGAAAAAATCCCGCGCCAGGCCGTACAGAACGTTATTCTTGAAACACGCACAGAAACTCCTACAATAGATGAAAATGCATCGATTTCTGACAAAAACAATGTCAATAGTAGTCTTAATTTCGACTCTACAAAAGAAAAAACTTATAATTATGCACCTCAAAATCAAGCTGCCGACTTGGGACAAGACGGTAATGATTCGGGAATTCCTCAAGAAAAGGCCTCATTAAAAGGAAAAAATCAGCTCGAAGCAGGTGAATCAGCCAGTAAAAAACCAACTGCTCAGTCGCAAAAACAAGCCGGAGGAGGCACCACTGCACCGTTACTGTTTGATGTCAGCAAACCTCCTCTGGTTAACCTATACAACAATGGTCGTATCAGTGTTGCTACTGAAGCAAAAGAATATGCATCCTATTTCATTGATATGCAGAAAAAAATTGAAAAATATCACCGAGAATTTTTTCCTATTTACCAGTATTATCAAGGTCTGCTAAAAGACGGCGTTGTCATTGTCGAATACACGATAGGCCGGGATGGATCGGTGCAGGATGCGCGAATTGTATCATCATTTGGATCAGATACAGTAGACAATGCAAGTTTGAATTCTATTATATTTGCTCGAAATTTCGGTCCTCTACCCGAAGAGCTTGCTAAGGAAGAAGAAGTTAAAATTCGTTTTCATTTTATTTATCTTGCCCGTTGA
- a CDS encoding ankyrin repeat domain-containing protein yields the protein MNWIILGVLMLSSLKAYTEDPPAQEVITTEGTVTIEQTNLIPISVESSSDFNPEATALLMVAARTGDLDTVKKQITRNADVNARAFPNVTNGATALMCAAGTRHFLVMKFLLDMGAGVNLTAERDGITGITALMVAAHNGPVQNAEMLVSYGADINATTGGRLAGNTALMSAASGDRPEVIKYLLSLGVDVNAQTDQGLTALMIASQKGSIESVTALLESKAINLQIRDKNGKHALNYAFEQGHEDAVEALIEAGARFN from the coding sequence ATGAATTGGATTATATTAGGTGTTTTGATGCTTTCTTCATTAAAGGCTTATACTGAAGATCCTCCAGCTCAAGAAGTAATAACTACTGAAGGAACTGTAACCATTGAACAAACCAATTTAATTCCGATTTCTGTAGAATCTTCTAGCGATTTCAATCCCGAAGCAACGGCATTATTAATGGTTGCTGCTCGTACTGGCGATCTGGATACCGTCAAAAAACAAATTACCAGAAATGCTGACGTTAATGCGCGTGCCTTTCCTAACGTAACAAATGGAGCTACAGCTTTGATGTGTGCGGCAGGGACTCGCCATTTTTTGGTGATGAAGTTTTTGTTAGATATGGGCGCTGGTGTTAACCTGACAGCGGAACGTGATGGAATTACAGGAATTACGGCGCTGATGGTGGCTGCACATAACGGGCCGGTCCAAAATGCTGAAATGTTGGTCAGTTATGGTGCCGATATAAATGCAACCACAGGTGGGCGTCTTGCTGGGAATACGGCGTTGATGTCTGCTGCATCAGGCGATAGGCCGGAGGTTATCAAATATCTTTTAAGTTTGGGTGTAGATGTCAATGCCCAGACTGATCAGGGTTTGACAGCATTAATGATTGCATCCCAAAAAGGGAGCATCGAAAGTGTAACAGCTCTTTTGGAGTCGAAAGCTATTAATTTGCAGATTCGTGATAAAAATGGAAAACATGCTCTCAATTATGCGTTTGAGCAGGGTCATGAAGATGCGGTCGAGGCCTTAATCGAAGCGGGTGCTCGATTTAATTAA
- the lysS gene encoding lysine--tRNA ligase gives MMNHTENSSDERNIRLQKLDTWKKKGVDPFPSQPEIARNFYSAELIALFQENSEESVEGVIAGRIILKRDFGKAGFITLKDEQGTIQLYFRQDVLGDNLFECYKLLDLGDIVSASGEMFFTKHGEPTLKVQAFNLLAKALRPLPEKFHGLEDVETRYRKRYLDLIANPSVKDDFILRSNLVFELRDFLHKEGFLEVETPMMHPVAGGAMARPFVTHHNALDMELYLRIAPELYLKRLVVGGMHKIFEVNRNFRNEGIDTKHNPEFTMVEIYEAYTNWRGMADLFVKIMCHLGQELKNATLIEYQGRQVDIGKWHEISYMEALREKGVDLITLADVGALRGAAVQYGVELDGVTEYWDIAACLFDELVEPDLIDPTIVYDYPAAISPLSKRKASHPELAERFEAYVFGMELSNGFSELNNPLEQYRVFEAQAHRKFEGDLEAMNVDEDFIEALEQGLPPTGGIGIGIDRLVMLFADKSSIRDVILFPVMKPK, from the coding sequence ATGATGAACCATACGGAAAACAGTTCGGATGAGCGCAATATTCGCCTGCAAAAGCTTGATACTTGGAAGAAAAAAGGAGTTGATCCATTTCCCTCGCAGCCGGAAATTGCTAGGAATTTTTACTCGGCAGAGTTGATCGCGTTGTTTCAAGAAAATTCCGAAGAATCGGTTGAGGGTGTAATTGCAGGGCGTATTATTCTCAAGAGGGATTTCGGAAAAGCCGGATTTATTACACTTAAGGATGAACAAGGCACAATTCAATTGTATTTCCGCCAAGATGTTCTAGGTGACAACCTCTTTGAGTGTTATAAGCTGCTTGATTTAGGTGATATTGTGTCGGCAAGCGGAGAAATGTTTTTCACAAAACACGGGGAACCTACACTGAAAGTACAAGCATTCAACCTGCTGGCAAAGGCTTTAAGGCCTTTGCCAGAAAAATTCCACGGCCTCGAAGACGTCGAGACCCGTTATCGGAAACGTTATCTCGATTTGATTGCAAACCCTAGCGTGAAAGATGATTTTATCCTCCGTTCGAATCTTGTGTTTGAATTGCGTGATTTTTTACATAAAGAGGGCTTTCTTGAAGTTGAAACACCTATGATGCATCCTGTCGCTGGTGGTGCTATGGCTCGTCCATTTGTTACGCATCATAATGCTTTGGACATGGAATTGTATCTGCGTATTGCGCCTGAGCTGTATCTCAAACGGCTGGTAGTAGGTGGAATGCATAAAATATTTGAAGTCAACCGGAATTTCCGAAACGAAGGTATTGATACGAAGCATAATCCTGAGTTTACGATGGTGGAAATTTACGAAGCATATACGAATTGGCGTGGTATGGCGGATTTGTTTGTAAAAATTATGTGTCATTTGGGACAGGAGTTGAAAAATGCTACTCTAATAGAGTACCAAGGCCGTCAGGTAGATATCGGGAAATGGCATGAAATTTCCTATATGGAAGCGCTTCGGGAAAAGGGTGTTGATCTTATTACTTTAGCTGACGTTGGAGCTTTGAGAGGTGCTGCTGTGCAATATGGAGTGGAACTTGACGGTGTAACGGAATATTGGGATATTGCTGCGTGTCTTTTTGACGAGCTTGTAGAGCCGGATCTTATTGATCCGACGATTGTTTACGATTATCCTGCAGCAATTTCGCCACTTTCAAAACGTAAAGCCTCTCATCCTGAACTGGCGGAACGTTTTGAAGCTTATGTGTTTGGGATGGAGCTGAGTAATGGATTTTCTGAGCTTAACAACCCACTAGAACAGTATAGAGTTTTTGAAGCTCAGGCACACCGCAAATTTGAGGGTGATCTCGAAGCGATGAATGTGGATGAAGATTTTATCGAAGCCCTCGAGCAAGGTTTGCCACCTACGGGAGGAATTGGTATTGGTATTGATCGTCTTGTGATGCTTTTTGCTGATAAATCTTCTATTCGTGATGTGATTCTGTTCCCGGTAATGAAGCCTAAGTAA
- a CDS encoding mannose-1-phosphate guanylyltransferase — MYGLILAGGQGTRLWPLSRKNMPKQMLAPLGEDKSLLAMTIERIQTAGFPSKNIYLITAESQKEDLKTIWNQYSIGAIIAEPEAKNTGPAVLLGVKYLLEQGASNNEQIYIFPSDHYISSFRPNLTLDLSDKIICFYVTPTRPETGYGYIEIEAKNGLQRVKNFKEKPDALTAKKWFDLSKDSTLKTQSKLFWNSGIYGFSAASIEKAIKKSNPELFDLWINSSYADFLKQYSTIPKIPFDKLVAEKADNLYTLKLPATHWRDIGTWGSVHEALSINGSSNVAAGKSIITAADSSGCLGYSTQRKLIAFAGVENIAVIETPDCILIVDKNNPQAMQDILETIKSKHSDLL, encoded by the coding sequence ATGTATGGATTGATTTTAGCAGGAGGCCAGGGAACGAGATTATGGCCGTTATCGCGGAAAAATATGCCTAAACAAATGCTAGCTCCACTAGGCGAGGATAAAAGCCTTCTTGCCATGACCATCGAACGCATTCAAACAGCAGGATTTCCTTCTAAAAATATCTACTTAATCACTGCTGAATCACAAAAAGAAGATCTGAAAACCATCTGGAATCAATATTCAATAGGTGCGATTATTGCTGAACCCGAAGCAAAAAACACCGGACCTGCTGTGCTTCTGGGTGTAAAATATCTACTTGAACAGGGCGCTTCAAACAACGAGCAGATTTATATTTTTCCTAGTGATCATTATATCAGCAGCTTTCGTCCAAATTTAACTTTAGATTTAAGTGATAAAATCATTTGCTTTTATGTTACACCAACACGCCCCGAAACAGGGTATGGATATATAGAAATAGAAGCTAAAAACGGCCTTCAAAGAGTAAAAAATTTCAAAGAAAAACCCGATGCCTTAACCGCAAAGAAATGGTTTGATTTATCAAAAGACAGCACATTAAAAACACAAAGCAAACTTTTCTGGAATTCAGGAATTTACGGATTTTCTGCAGCATCAATCGAAAAAGCCATTAAAAAATCAAATCCTGAACTTTTTGATCTTTGGATAAATAGTTCCTATGCTGATTTCCTGAAACAATACTCTACAATCCCCAAAATCCCTTTTGACAAGCTGGTCGCAGAGAAAGCAGATAATCTATACACCCTCAAGCTCCCTGCTACTCACTGGCGTGACATCGGGACATGGGGATCAGTCCATGAAGCATTAAGCATAAACGGTTCAAGTAACGTTGCTGCAGGGAAAAGTATCATTACTGCCGCTGACTCATCAGGATGCCTTGGCTATTCAACACAACGTAAACTTATTGCATTTGCAGGGGTTGAAAATATTGCTGTCATTGAGACTCCAGATTGTATTCTAATAGTTGATAAAAACAATCCTCAAGCCATGCAAGATATTCTCGAAACAATAAAATCCAAGCATAGTGATTTGCTATGA
- a CDS encoding CTP synthase, producing MAKYIFVTGGVVSSLGKGITASAIGALIQAADYRVNMMKIDPYLNVDAGTMRPYEHGEVFVTADGTETDLDLGNYERFLQIETSKDSAITTGKVYQKVIEAERRGEYLGQTVQVIPHITDEIKRRIRMFDKNRSDVCIIELGGTVGDIESVPFIEAIRQFILEEGFENTMCIHLTLVPTVTGGELKTKPSQHSVKTLMSDGIHADMLICRSKEPITQEIREKLSLFCSVPTGLVISLPDAENIYEIPLILHQEGVLECIEKRFNLPSKQADLASWKKISRNTKKAKKSVDIAFVGKYIQMKDAYKSVFEAFQHAATEQKISIRFHTLNPEDLEDQKKEALDTLECVDGVFVPGGFGNRGISGKINTLQYGRTHNKPTFGICLGMQCAVIEFARNVLGLDADSTEFDTETPHPVIEMLSNLKNIKDLGGTMRLGAYKATVKSDTLLEKIYKTQTIQERHRHRFEVNPVYVEHLEEKGLKISAQGPSGLVEAIEIAGHPWYIAVQYHPEFLSSPLKAHPLFLSFLEASEKFRSGRQSCMD from the coding sequence ATGGCAAAATATATTTTTGTAACCGGAGGAGTGGTATCGTCATTAGGAAAGGGTATTACAGCATCAGCTATCGGTGCGCTGATTCAAGCAGCTGACTACCGTGTAAATATGATGAAAATTGACCCTTATCTCAATGTTGACGCTGGCACAATGCGACCTTACGAACACGGCGAAGTTTTTGTTACGGCAGATGGCACAGAAACGGACTTAGATTTGGGCAATTATGAACGTTTTTTGCAGATCGAAACGTCAAAAGATTCAGCCATCACAACAGGCAAAGTATATCAAAAAGTCATCGAAGCTGAAAGACGCGGCGAATATTTGGGGCAAACGGTTCAAGTTATTCCACACATTACAGACGAAATCAAAAGACGAATACGCATGTTCGATAAAAACCGTTCGGATGTTTGTATTATTGAGTTGGGAGGTACGGTTGGTGACATCGAAAGCGTGCCGTTTATCGAAGCAATCCGTCAGTTTATTTTGGAAGAAGGTTTCGAAAACACCATGTGTATTCACTTAACTCTTGTACCAACAGTTACAGGTGGAGAACTTAAAACTAAACCGTCGCAGCATTCGGTAAAAACACTAATGTCAGATGGAATCCATGCTGATATGCTGATATGCCGATCAAAAGAACCGATCACACAAGAGATTCGTGAAAAATTATCGCTTTTCTGCAGTGTACCAACAGGCTTGGTAATTTCTTTGCCAGACGCAGAAAATATTTACGAAATACCACTAATTCTGCATCAAGAAGGCGTGCTTGAATGTATTGAAAAAAGATTCAATCTTCCCTCGAAACAAGCCGATCTCGCTTCATGGAAAAAAATCTCTAGAAATACCAAAAAAGCGAAAAAATCGGTTGATATTGCATTTGTTGGAAAATATATTCAAATGAAAGATGCTTATAAGTCAGTTTTCGAAGCGTTTCAGCATGCGGCTACCGAACAAAAAATTTCTATTCGTTTTCACACTCTAAATCCGGAAGACCTCGAAGATCAAAAAAAAGAAGCATTAGATACTCTTGAATGTGTAGACGGGGTTTTCGTGCCGGGCGGGTTCGGCAACCGCGGCATTTCAGGCAAAATCAACACACTTCAATATGGGCGGACACATAATAAGCCTACATTTGGTATTTGCTTGGGCATGCAGTGTGCAGTGATTGAATTTGCACGGAATGTTTTAGGCTTAGATGCAGATTCTACCGAATTTGATACTGAAACACCCCACCCCGTTATCGAAATGTTATCCAACCTAAAAAATATTAAAGATTTAGGCGGTACAATGAGACTGGGAGCTTACAAAGCCACTGTGAAATCAGACACTCTTCTCGAAAAAATTTACAAAACTCAAACAATTCAAGAACGGCATAGACATCGGTTTGAAGTAAATCCTGTCTATGTAGAACATCTTGAAGAAAAAGGCTTGAAAATTTCAGCTCAAGGGCCTTCAGGTTTGGTAGAAGCTATTGAAATTGCTGGTCATCCCTGGTATATTGCTGTACAATATCATCCAGAATTTCTTTCATCGCCTCTCAAAGCTCATCCACTTTTTCTGTCATTTCTGGAAGCCTCTGAAAAATTCCGTAGTGGAAGACAATCATGTATGGATTGA